One Mycolicibacterium crocinum DNA window includes the following coding sequences:
- a CDS encoding SLC13 family permease, whose protein sequence is MIVAILALVVVLVFAIARPAGWSEAVIAVPAAALVIAVGAVSTHDAAAEASRMLPVVGFLAAVLVLAKLCDDEGLFKAAGTWMARGSGGSPRRLLGQVFLIAAATTAILSLDATVVLLTPVVLATARTLRVPPRPHLYATAHLSNSASLLLPVSNLTNLLAFSAAGLSFTRFSALMAAPWLAAVAVEYLVLRLAFRRDLEDVPTDSPPPAADTPVFVLVVLGLTLVGFAVTSFAGLSPAWAALAGAVVLGVRSLAQRRSTIGGIVHSANVPFLLFVLALAVVVKAVMVNGLDTAAADLLPSGSGLVALLGIATVAALLSNVVNNLPAVLVLLPLVAGSGPAAVLAVLIGVNIGPNLTYAGSLANLLWRRVLHQQGEPTSVREFTWLGVATVPACLVVAVLTLWAGVHLIGV, encoded by the coding sequence CTGATCGTCGCCATCCTGGCCCTGGTGGTCGTCCTCGTCTTTGCCATTGCCAGGCCGGCCGGCTGGTCGGAGGCGGTGATCGCGGTGCCCGCCGCCGCCCTCGTCATCGCGGTCGGTGCGGTGTCCACCCATGACGCGGCCGCGGAGGCCAGCCGGATGCTGCCGGTGGTCGGATTCCTGGCGGCCGTGCTGGTGCTGGCCAAATTGTGTGACGACGAAGGACTGTTCAAGGCAGCGGGCACCTGGATGGCGCGCGGCAGCGGTGGCAGCCCGCGGCGGCTGCTCGGTCAGGTGTTCCTGATCGCGGCCGCCACCACGGCGATCCTGAGTCTGGACGCCACCGTCGTGCTGCTTACCCCGGTGGTTCTTGCCACCGCCCGTACGTTGCGGGTACCGCCCCGCCCACACCTGTATGCCACCGCGCACCTGTCGAATTCGGCGTCGTTGCTGCTGCCGGTGTCCAACCTGACCAACCTGCTGGCATTCAGCGCCGCCGGGCTGTCGTTCACCCGGTTCAGTGCATTGATGGCGGCCCCGTGGCTGGCGGCGGTCGCCGTCGAATACCTGGTGCTGCGGTTGGCATTTCGCCGGGATCTCGAGGATGTCCCGACCGACAGCCCTCCCCCGGCGGCGGACACGCCGGTGTTCGTCCTCGTCGTGCTGGGGTTGACTCTGGTCGGATTCGCGGTGACGTCGTTCGCCGGGCTGTCGCCGGCATGGGCGGCACTGGCCGGCGCCGTGGTTCTGGGTGTGCGGTCACTGGCGCAGCGGCGCAGCACAATTGGCGGGATCGTGCATTCGGCGAACGTGCCGTTTCTGCTGTTCGTGCTGGCGCTCGCGGTGGTGGTCAAGGCGGTGATGGTCAACGGACTCGATACCGCCGCGGCCGACCTACTGCCCTCGGGTAGCGGGTTGGTGGCGCTGCTCGGGATCGCGACGGTGGCCGCACTGCTGTCCAATGTCGTCAACAACCTGCCCGCCGTTCTGGTGCTGCTGCCGTTGGTAGCAGGAAGCGGCCCGGCCGCGGTGCTGGCCGTGCTGATCGGGGTGAACATCGGGCCGAACCTGACCTATGCCGGGTCGCTGGCCAACCTGCTGTGGCGCCGGGTGCTGCACCAGCAGGGCGAGCCGACCAGCGTTCGTGAGTTCACCTGGCTGGGCGTGGCGACTGTGCCGGCCTGCCTGGTGGTGGCGGTGCTGACGTTATGGGCCGGGGTGCACCTGATCGGGGTCTAG
- the rlmB gene encoding 23S rRNA (guanosine(2251)-2'-O)-methyltransferase RlmB, protein MAGNSKRRGAIRKEGTKKGPTVGSGGQRRRGLEGRGATPPAAARKGHPAARRAAAAAKQTQRRTTKPTDETEIVLGRNPVLECLRANAPATALYVALGAEADERLTESVTIAADRGIPILEVPRHDLDRLSANGLHQGIALQVPPYAYAHPDDLLAAATSDHEPALLVALDNISDPRNLGAIVRSVAAFAGHGVLIPQRRSASVTAVAWRTSAGAAARVRVARATNLNRTLKDWADAGVQVIGLDAEGDTTLDEFDGSGPLVLVVGSEGKGLSRLVRQNCDAVVSIPMAGPTESLNASVAAGVVLAEIARQRRR, encoded by the coding sequence ATGGCCGGAAACTCCAAGCGCCGCGGCGCGATTCGCAAGGAAGGCACCAAGAAGGGCCCGACCGTCGGTTCCGGTGGGCAGCGCCGCCGCGGACTGGAGGGGCGCGGTGCCACCCCGCCGGCTGCGGCGCGGAAGGGACATCCGGCGGCCCGCCGTGCCGCCGCTGCCGCCAAGCAGACGCAACGCAGGACGACCAAGCCGACGGATGAGACCGAGATCGTCCTCGGCCGTAACCCGGTGCTGGAGTGCTTGCGGGCGAACGCCCCGGCGACGGCGTTGTACGTGGCGCTGGGCGCCGAGGCCGACGAGCGGCTCACCGAGTCGGTGACCATCGCGGCCGACCGCGGCATCCCGATCCTCGAGGTGCCGCGCCACGATCTGGATCGCTTGAGCGCCAACGGGTTACACCAGGGAATCGCCCTGCAGGTACCGCCGTATGCCTACGCGCACCCCGATGATCTGCTGGCCGCGGCGACGTCCGACCACGAACCCGCTCTGCTGGTGGCGCTGGACAATATCTCCGATCCGCGCAACCTCGGCGCGATCGTACGGTCGGTGGCGGCGTTCGCCGGCCACGGTGTGCTGATCCCGCAGCGGCGCTCGGCGTCGGTGACCGCCGTCGCGTGGCGCACCAGTGCGGGTGCAGCCGCCCGCGTGCGGGTGGCGCGTGCGACGAATCTCAATCGCACGCTGAAGGATTGGGCGGACGCCGGTGTTCAGGTGATCGGGCTCGACGCCGAGGGTGACACCACGCTCGACGAGTTCGACGGCTCAGGGCCGCTGGTCCTGGTGGTCGGCTCGGAGGGCAAGGGGCTCTCACGGCTGGTGCGCCAGAATTGCGATGCGGTGGTATCGATTCCGATGGCCGGGCCGACGGAGTCGCTGAACGCATCTGTCGCCGCCGGCGTGGTGCTGGCCGAGATCGCCCGCCAGCGCAGGCGCTGA
- a CDS encoding metal ABC transporter ATP-binding protein → MSAEIVCLSGARLAFGDRVLWDHLDLKVAAGEFIAILGPNGTGKTSLFKVLLGQLPLSAGTATIEGQPIEAGSERIGYVPQHRSVDRGLSLRGRDLVRLGVDGHRWGIGALSPKERHRRGEIVERAMAQVHALKLAKVPVGVMSGGELQRVRIAQALASDPALLLCDEPLLNLDPASARLVAQLIDRRRKTGTAVMFVTHEINPVVPYVDRVLYLVNGRFRIGTVAEVMTSETLSELYQADIQVVQVGDRYVVVGEHLDHSGHTHGHTHE, encoded by the coding sequence GTGAGTGCCGAGATCGTCTGCTTGTCCGGTGCTCGGCTGGCCTTCGGGGACCGGGTGCTGTGGGATCACCTCGATCTGAAGGTGGCCGCCGGTGAGTTCATCGCCATCCTCGGTCCCAACGGCACCGGGAAGACATCGCTGTTCAAGGTCCTCCTGGGCCAGTTGCCGCTGAGTGCGGGCACGGCCACCATCGAGGGCCAGCCGATCGAGGCGGGCAGCGAGCGGATCGGCTATGTGCCCCAGCACCGGTCGGTCGACCGCGGATTGAGCCTGCGCGGGCGCGACCTGGTCCGTCTCGGCGTGGACGGTCACCGCTGGGGCATCGGCGCGCTGTCGCCCAAGGAGCGGCACCGTCGCGGCGAGATCGTCGAGCGGGCGATGGCACAGGTGCACGCCCTCAAACTGGCGAAGGTCCCGGTCGGGGTGATGTCGGGTGGTGAATTGCAGCGCGTGCGCATCGCCCAGGCGCTGGCCAGCGACCCCGCACTGCTGCTGTGTGACGAACCGCTGCTCAACCTGGACCCGGCCAGCGCCCGGCTGGTGGCCCAGCTGATCGACCGGCGCCGCAAGACCGGCACCGCGGTGATGTTCGTGACCCACGAGATCAACCCCGTCGTGCCCTACGTCGACCGGGTGCTCTACCTGGTCAACGGGCGATTCCGGATCGGCACGGTCGCCGAGGTGATGACCTCGGAGACGCTCTCGGAGCTCTACCAGGCCGACATCCAGGTGGTGCAGGTCGGCGATCGCTATGTCGTGGTCGGTGAACATCTCGACCACTCCGGTCATACCCATGGACACACCCATGAATGA
- a CDS encoding LamB/YcsF family protein, with protein sequence MTSVDLNADLGEGFGVWELGDDAAMLDVVTSANVACGFHAGNPVGLSRTSRAAAERGVRIGAQVSYLDLAGFGRRFIDIAPAELTAEVIYQIGALQALARAAGSDVAYVKPHGALYNTIVTHREQARAVAEAVHAVDPGLPVLNLAGSVFFEEAERLGLRTVAEAFADRAYRPDGTLVSRREEGAVLHDPEQIAERVSRMVQYGQVLAVDGSTIDIRVESVCVHGDSPGAVQIANAVRERLLRDGVDLAAFV encoded by the coding sequence GTGACCTCCGTCGACCTCAACGCTGACCTCGGCGAGGGCTTCGGCGTATGGGAACTCGGCGACGACGCCGCCATGCTCGACGTGGTCACCAGCGCCAATGTGGCGTGCGGATTCCACGCCGGAAATCCCGTCGGACTGTCGCGCACCAGCCGCGCCGCCGCCGAGCGCGGCGTGCGGATCGGCGCCCAGGTGAGCTACCTCGACCTTGCCGGGTTCGGCCGCCGCTTCATTGACATCGCGCCGGCCGAGTTGACCGCCGAGGTGATCTACCAGATCGGTGCGCTGCAGGCCCTGGCCCGGGCTGCCGGCTCGGATGTCGCCTACGTCAAACCCCATGGTGCGCTGTACAACACGATCGTCACCCACCGCGAGCAGGCCCGTGCGGTGGCCGAGGCGGTGCATGCCGTCGACCCCGGCCTACCGGTGCTCAATCTGGCGGGCTCGGTGTTCTTCGAGGAAGCCGAGCGGCTCGGATTGCGTACTGTCGCCGAGGCATTCGCCGACCGCGCATACCGCCCGGACGGCACCTTGGTGTCTCGCCGTGAAGAGGGCGCAGTGCTGCACGATCCCGAGCAGATCGCCGAGCGCGTGTCCCGCATGGTGCAGTACGGCCAGGTGCTGGCCGTCGACGGGTCGACGATCGACATCCGGGTGGAATCGGTTTGTGTACACGGTGATTCGCCGGGAGCCGTGCAGATTGCCAACGCCGTGCGGGAGCGTCTGCTGCGCGACGGCGTCGATCTGGCGGCGTTCGTCTGA
- a CDS encoding metal ABC transporter permease — MNDRFTHLLDHLFAFNITADLLSRGFVQQALIAAALLALVAGLIGPFIVMRQMSFAVHGSSELSLTGAAFALLAGFNVGLGALVGSALAAVLFGFLGQRARERDSAIGVVLAFGLGLAVLFIHLYPGRAGTSFALLTGQIVGVGYSGLALLIAVTVLVVGVLTFSFRPLLFATADPEVAAARGVPVRVLGIVFAALVGVVAAQGVQIVGALLVMSLLITPAAAAARVFSSPAAVIAASVVFAELSAVVGIVLSLAPGVPVSVFVTTISFVIYLVCWAISRRHLDPAAA, encoded by the coding sequence ATGAATGATCGCTTCACCCACCTGCTGGATCACCTGTTCGCCTTCAACATCACCGCCGACCTGCTGTCCCGCGGCTTCGTCCAGCAGGCCCTGATCGCGGCGGCGCTGCTGGCGCTGGTGGCCGGGCTGATCGGGCCCTTCATCGTGATGCGTCAGATGTCGTTCGCCGTGCACGGTTCCAGTGAGCTGTCGCTGACCGGCGCGGCGTTCGCGTTGCTGGCCGGTTTCAACGTCGGCCTTGGTGCGTTGGTGGGCAGCGCGCTCGCCGCCGTGCTATTCGGCTTCCTCGGTCAGCGGGCCCGCGAACGCGATTCGGCCATCGGCGTCGTCCTGGCCTTCGGGTTGGGCCTGGCCGTGTTGTTCATCCACCTGTATCCAGGCCGCGCCGGCACCAGCTTTGCGCTGCTGACGGGTCAGATCGTCGGCGTCGGCTACTCGGGTCTGGCGCTTCTGATCGCGGTGACGGTGTTGGTCGTCGGCGTGCTGACATTCAGTTTCCGGCCGCTGCTGTTCGCCACCGCCGACCCGGAAGTGGCTGCCGCACGCGGTGTTCCGGTCCGCGTGCTGGGCATCGTGTTCGCCGCCCTGGTCGGTGTGGTCGCCGCGCAAGGTGTGCAGATCGTCGGCGCGCTGCTGGTGATGTCGTTGCTCATCACCCCGGCGGCGGCCGCGGCCCGGGTGTTCAGCTCACCCGCGGCGGTCATCGCCGCGTCGGTGGTCTTCGCCGAACTGTCGGCGGTGGTCGGCATCGTGCTGTCGCTGGCACCCGGAGTCCCAGTATCGGTGTTCGTCACGACGATCTCGTTCGTCATCTATCTGGTGTGTTGGGCCATCAGCCGGCGTCATCTCGACCCCGCCGCCGCTTAG
- a CDS encoding MBL fold metallo-hydrolase: MRLKLGRPDISEYRNRFDVPEADGNAALALTWLGVSTLLVDDGTCALLTDGFFSRPSLLDVGLRRLTPSASRIDYCLNRAKINRLAAVLPVHTHYDHAMDSALVAARTGARLVGGESAANIGRGHGLSDDQIVVAASGDELSLGPFTVTLIESHHCPPDRFPGSITAPVVPPAKASAFRCGEAWSTLIHHAPSDRRLLIQGSAGFLPGALDGRHAEIAYLGVGQLGVQPQAYIEQYWEQTVRAVGARRVVLIHWDDFFRPLTEPMIALPYAGDDLNVTMRVLSRLAEKDGVALHLPTVWQRSDPWV, from the coding sequence ATGCGACTCAAACTCGGCCGTCCCGATATCTCCGAGTACCGCAACCGGTTCGACGTACCGGAGGCCGACGGGAACGCGGCGCTGGCACTCACCTGGTTGGGAGTGTCGACACTGCTCGTCGACGACGGCACCTGCGCGCTGCTGACCGACGGCTTCTTCTCCCGACCATCACTGCTGGACGTCGGACTGCGCCGGTTGACACCGTCCGCTTCGCGAATCGACTACTGCCTCAACCGCGCCAAGATCAACCGACTGGCCGCGGTGCTGCCGGTGCACACCCACTACGACCACGCGATGGACTCCGCCCTCGTCGCAGCCCGTACCGGCGCCCGGCTGGTCGGCGGCGAGTCGGCCGCCAATATTGGTCGCGGACACGGTCTTTCCGACGATCAGATTGTCGTCGCAGCCTCGGGGGACGAGTTGAGCCTGGGGCCGTTCACCGTGACCCTCATCGAATCGCACCACTGCCCGCCGGACCGCTTCCCCGGCTCGATCACCGCCCCGGTGGTGCCGCCGGCGAAAGCCTCGGCGTTCCGCTGCGGCGAAGCGTGGTCCACGTTGATCCACCACGCGCCCAGTGATCGGCGGCTGCTGATACAGGGGAGTGCCGGTTTCCTGCCCGGTGCCCTCGATGGTCGGCACGCCGAGATCGCCTACCTCGGTGTCGGTCAGCTCGGCGTTCAGCCGCAGGCCTACATCGAGCAGTACTGGGAGCAGACGGTTCGGGCGGTCGGTGCGCGCCGAGTGGTCCTGATCCACTGGGACGACTTCTTCCGCCCGCTCACCGAGCCGATGATCGCGCTGCCCTACGCAGGCGACGACTTGAACGTCACCATGCGAGTACTGTCGCGGCTGGCCGAAAAGGACGGTGTCGCTTTGCATCTGCCGACAGTGTGGCAGCGCTCGGACCCGTGGGTCTGA
- the cysS gene encoding cysteine--tRNA ligase: protein MTGTLRLHDTYSGAVRDFAPIRPGHASIYLCGATVQGLPHIGHVRSGVAFDVLRRWLMAKGFDVAFIRNVTDIDDKILTKAADAGRPWWEWAATHERAFSAAYDALGVLPPSAEPRATGHITQIVELIERLIDTGHAYTGAGDVYFDVQSFPEYGKLSGHKIDDVHQGEGVATGKRDQRDFTLWKGAKPGEPSWPTPWGAGRPGWHSECVAMAHEYLGAEFDIHCGGMDLVFPHHENEIAQARAAGDGFARYWLHNGWVTMGGEKMSKSLGNVLAIPAVLQRVRPAELRYYLGSAHYRSMLEFSENALQDAVKAYTGIEDFLHRVRTRVGAVVPDTWTEKFAAALDDDLAVPAALAEVHSARADGNRALEAGDHETALAKARQIRSMMGILGCDPLDERWETRDETSAALAAVDVLVRAELNRRDGARQTRDWALADEIRDRLKEAGIEVTDTADGPQWALRDEGDK, encoded by the coding sequence GTGACCGGCACCTTGCGACTCCACGACACCTACAGCGGTGCCGTGCGCGACTTCGCGCCGATCCGGCCCGGGCACGCGTCGATCTATCTGTGCGGCGCCACCGTGCAGGGCCTGCCCCACATCGGACATGTCCGCAGTGGCGTGGCCTTTGACGTGCTGCGCCGCTGGTTGATGGCCAAGGGTTTCGACGTCGCGTTCATCCGCAACGTCACCGACATCGACGACAAGATTCTCACCAAGGCTGCTGACGCCGGCCGGCCGTGGTGGGAGTGGGCAGCCACCCACGAGCGCGCGTTCTCGGCGGCCTATGACGCATTGGGCGTGCTGCCGCCGTCGGCGGAGCCGCGCGCAACCGGACACATCACCCAGATCGTCGAGCTCATCGAGCGCCTGATCGACACGGGCCACGCCTACACCGGCGCCGGCGACGTCTACTTCGACGTGCAGAGCTTCCCCGAGTACGGCAAGCTCTCCGGGCACAAGATCGACGACGTGCACCAGGGCGAGGGTGTGGCGACCGGTAAGCGCGATCAGCGTGACTTCACCCTGTGGAAGGGCGCCAAGCCTGGCGAGCCGTCATGGCCGACACCGTGGGGAGCGGGCCGGCCCGGCTGGCACTCCGAATGCGTGGCGATGGCTCACGAATACCTCGGTGCTGAATTCGACATTCATTGCGGTGGAATGGATTTGGTCTTCCCACACCATGAGAACGAGATCGCCCAGGCGCGCGCCGCGGGCGACGGCTTCGCCCGGTACTGGCTGCACAACGGCTGGGTCACCATGGGTGGGGAGAAGATGAGTAAATCGCTGGGCAATGTTCTGGCGATTCCCGCTGTGCTGCAACGGGTCCGGCCCGCGGAGCTGCGCTACTACCTGGGAAGTGCGCACTACCGGTCGATGCTGGAGTTCTCCGAGAACGCCCTGCAGGATGCGGTGAAGGCCTACACCGGCATCGAGGATTTCCTGCACCGGGTCCGCACCCGCGTGGGCGCCGTGGTGCCGGACACCTGGACCGAGAAGTTCGCCGCCGCACTCGACGACGACCTCGCCGTGCCCGCAGCGCTGGCCGAGGTGCACAGCGCGCGCGCCGATGGCAACCGGGCACTCGAAGCCGGTGACCACGAGACCGCGCTGGCAAAGGCGCGCCAAATCCGTTCGATGATGGGCATTCTCGGTTGCGACCCGCTCGACGAGCGGTGGGAGACCCGTGACGAGACGTCCGCGGCCCTGGCTGCCGTTGACGTGCTGGTGCGTGCCGAGCTCAACCGCCGGGACGGCGCCCGCCAGACCCGGGACTGGGCGCTGGCCGATGAGATCCGCGACCGGCTGAAGGAAGCCGGCATCGAGGTGACCGATACCGCCGACGGACCGCAGTGGGCGCTACGCGACGAAGGCGACAAGTAA